The Meriones unguiculatus strain TT.TT164.6M chromosome 1, Bangor_MerUng_6.1, whole genome shotgun sequence genome has a segment encoding these proteins:
- the Spty2d1 gene encoding protein SPT2 homolog, translating into MDFREILLIASKGQGVNQVPKRYSLAVGPPKKDPKVKGVQSAAVQAFLRRKEEELRRKALEEKRRKEELVKKRIELKHDKKARAMAKRTKDNFHGYDGIPVEEKAKKRQAVESHLNQGLDQEYEVEDEEFVDYSQAELDQEYEEEQEPPKVESKPKAPLKSAPPPMNFTDLLRLAEKKQFEPVEIKVVKKAEDRPMTAEELREREFLERKHRKKKPETDAKLPPPVSKRAPSHKDMVGTKPGRGAGGRPPSSKGAPFPHSEKKSRPSTASERQVALSSSKNTPGERTKAGPGSSSQPSLREGHGRPVFNGAGKPHPSTCSPSVPKTSASGTQKSASEHKAKKSLPSHPSHSKPGPTGLSHNKAKSPGVRQPGSNSGSAPGRPSPGTARPTVSSGPVPRRQDGSSSSGPEQSVSGVRKLGSSSHPSGRTVNGTNGPGRPVSTSGGPGRPTTGSAGSGRPMGSSGGPGRPVNSPHDLRRPLNSLGPPGRSSVSGPGKAISGSVPAGRAASSGPGRPVSSLGPGRPVSSSGLPTKPKCTVVSETISSKNIISRSSNGQINGMKPLLSGYRTAQGPHRLPFPTGYKRPREYEDDDDDDEYDSEMDDFIEDEGEPQEEISKHIREIFGYDRKKYKDESDYALRYMESSWKEQQKEEAKSLRLGMQEDLEEMRREEEEMKRRKAKKLKRH; encoded by the exons ATGGACTTCAGGGAAATCCTCTTGATCGCTTCCAAAGGACAAGGCGTCAACCAGGTTCCG aaaaggtATAGTTTGGCAGTGGGGCCTCCCAAGAAAGACCCAAAAGTTAAAGGTGTCCAGTCAGCAGCTGTACAGGCTTTTCttaggaggaaagaagaggagctTAGACGAAAAG CcttagaagagaaaaggaggaaagaagaactAGTGAAGAAGCGAATTGAGCTCAAACATGACAAAAAAGCAAGAGCGATGGCCAAGAGGACAAAGGACAATTTTCATGGTTACGATGGAATTCCTGTTGAGGAAAAGGCAAAGAAGAGGCAGGCAGTGGAAAGCCACCTGAACCAGGGACTTGACCAAGAATATGAGGTGGAGGACGAAGAGTTCGTAGACTACAGTCAAGCCGAATTAGACCAGGAATATGAGGAGGAGCAAGAGCCTCCCAAAGTTGAAAGCAAACCAAAGGCCCCCCTTAAAAGTGCCCCACCACCCATGAACTTCACTGACCTGCTCAGGCTAGCTGAGAAGAAGCAGTTTGAACCAGTGGAGATCAAGGTAGTGAAAAAAGCAGAAGATCGGCCCATGACTGCAGAGGAGCTTAGGGAGCGAGAGTTTCTTGAACGAAAGCATAGGAAAAAGAAACCTGAAACCGATGCCAAACTACCTCCACCTGTGTCCAAAAGGGCACCCTCTCATAAGGACATGGTGGGCACCAAGCCCGGCAGGGGCGCTGGGGGCAGGCCGCCTTCTTCCAAAGGAGCGCCCTTTCCTCATTCTGAGAAGAAATCTAGACCCAGCACGGCCAGTGAGAGACAAGTAGCTTTGTCTTCATCCAAAAACACACCAGGAGAGAGGACCAAGGCAGGACCTGGCAGTAGCTCCCAACCCTCACTTCGGGAGGGTCACGGCAGACCTGTCTTCAATGGGGCTGGGAAGCCCCACCCCAGCACCTGTTCTCCCAGTGTCCCAAAGACTTCTGCTAGCGGGACTCAGAAATCTGCTTCTGAgcacaaagccaaaaaatctctTCCTTCTCATCCCAGCCATTCCAAGCCTGGGCCCACGGGTCTCTCCCACAACAAAGCTAAGAGTCCAGGTGTCCGACAGCCAGGCAGCAACTCCGGCTCAGCTCCTGGGCGACCTAGCCCAGGGACAGCTCGACCCACAGTTAGTTCTGGCCCTGTGCCCAGGCGCCAGGATGGCAGCTCCAGCTCAGGCCCTGAGCAATCAGTCAGTGGGGTCAGAAAGCTGGGGAGCAGCTCTCATCCCTCTGGACGAACAGTCAATGGCACAAATGGTCCCGGACGACCTGTGAGCACCTCAGGTGGCCCTGGGCGACCCACCACTGGTTCTGCTGGTTCTGGGAGGCCTATGGGCAGTTCTGGAGGCCCTGGGCGGCCTGTAAATAGTCCACACGACCTTCGGCGACCATTGAACAGCCTAGGACCCCCTGGGCGGTCGTCAGTCAGTGGCCCTGGGAAAGCCATAAGTGGTTCCGTTCCAGCTGGACGAGCTGCCAGTTCAGGCCCTGGAAGACCGGTGAGCAGCTTAGGACCTGGAAGACCAGTTAGTAGCTCAGGCCTCCCCACAAAGCCTAAGTGCACTGTTGTCTCAGAAACAATTTCTTCAAAGAATATTATTAGTCGGTCAAGCAATGGACAGATAAATGGAATGAAGCCTCTCCTGTCTGGCTACAGAACTGCCCAAG GTCCTCACAGGCTTCCTTTCCCTACTGGCTACAAACGGCCTCGAGAgtatgaagatgatgatgatgacgacgaaTATGACTCAGAAATGGATGATTTCATTGAAGATGAAGGAGAACCTCAGGAAGAAATATCCAAGCACATTCGAGAAATATTTGGCTATGACCGAAAAAA ATATAAAGATGAAAGTGACTATGCCTTACGTTACATGGAGAGCAGTTGGAAGGAGcagcagaaggaagaagccaAGAG TTTAAGGCTAGGTATGCAAGAGGACTTGGAGGAAATGCGAcgtgaagaagaagaaatgaagcgTCGTAAGGCCAAGAAGCTGAAGCGACATTAG
- the Misfa gene encoding mitochondrial sheath formation-associated protein has product MIVLGWMLFVGLAAYMGTFPEAMPPTLKWKERWPVRENKVRRRSQAVEEELLL; this is encoded by the exons atGATCGTGCTGGGCTGGATGCTTTTTGTTGGGCTTGCGGCCTACATGGGAACATTTCCAGAGGCCATG CCTCCAACTCTGAAGTGGAAAGAGAGGTGGCCTGTTCGGGAGAACAAGGTACGACGAAGGAGCCAAGCTGTGGAGGAGGAGCTGCTGTTGTGA